The region AGACCGACGACATAAACAGATTCAAACTCCAAACCCTTAGATTGATGAATGGTGAGTAACTGTACTCGATTGTCTTCCTTCTCATCAGAAGGTTCGTCTTCCATCAACATCGCCAAACGATTGATAAAATCGAATAATGTGGGTTTGTCGCCCGAATCATTATTTTCCTCAAAAAAGGCTAACATATTCACCAATTCTGACATATTGTAGATTCTGGCTTTAGCGACCTTTTCTTCCTTCTCTTCTAGAAGGATCTCCTTCTCTAAACCAAGATCCGCGATTAATTCTCGTAAGGCGAAGAAGAGCCTAGGAGAAGAGGAAAACTTCTTCTTAGCCTTCTCTATCAGATTCACAAAATTATAGATCTCAGAGGAGATCTTTCGGTTCAGATCCGGAATGAAATCAGGAGACTCGCATACACGGAATAATGTCTCATATAAGGACTCTTTGTTATGAGCGGCCTTCTCATGCACAAGTGCGATGGAGCCGGCTCCTATCCCTCGTTTCGGGTAATTGATGATCCTCAAAAGAGAAGCATCATCTTTTTGGTTTGCGATCAAACGGATATAAGAGATCAAATCTCTCACTTCTTTTCGATCAAAGAAATTATATCCGCCCACTACTTTGTAAGGCATGTCTCGAGAACGGAGTGATTCTTCGAAAGGACGAGATTGAAAATTCGTCCGGAACAAGATTGCGATCTGGCTTCCCTTTCTTGCTTCCTTGATGATCTCTTCGCGGATACTCTCGACCACCCATTCGGCCTCATCCTTCTCATCCATTCTCTCAACGTATTTGACCTTGAGAGCACCTGGAACCTTAGAGAACAATTCCTTGGATCTTCTGGAGACATTGTGGCGAATGAGGGAATTGGCAGCGGATACGATAATATCAGTGGATCTATAATTCTCCAAGAGGCGTATAACGTTTGCTCCTGCAAAATCCTTCTCGAAACCTAAAATCAGGCTTACATCAGAACCTCTAAACGCGTAGATAGACTGATCATCATCTCCTACCACGCAAAGATTATCAGACTCTCCCATGAGAGCGCGAAGAAAAACATATTGGACAGGGTTCGTATCTTGAAACTCGTCCACCATGAAATATTGATACTTCTTATGATATTCTTCTCTAACTTCTTCAAACTCAAGCAAGAGTCTTGAAGGAAGAAGAATTAGATCGTCGAAATCGATAGAGTTCTGTTCTTTCAAAGTATCTTGGTACTGCTGGAAGAGAGAAGCAGCGAGCAAATCCCCTTCTGTAATAGAAGTTCTCATCATCTCCAAATACTCAGGTCCCGAGTTCTTGATCCTGGAAATCTTAGAGAGAACTTCCATGACCTGAGGACGTTTCGGCTCCAACTTCTGGGCAACGAGCATTCCT is a window of Leptospira semungkisensis DNA encoding:
- a CDS encoding ATP-dependent helicase; this translates as MFQHLSPEQQRAVQTVQGPLLIFAGAGSGKTRVISNRIAHMIQDHHIPAGKIVALSFTNKSAKEMGERVRKLIPRNLLKGIALSTFHSLGLGILKKHIEKIGYKQPFLLLNQADQEGLVTGMLVAQKLEPKRPQVMEVLSKISRIKNSGPEYLEMMRTSITEGDLLAASLFQQYQDTLKEQNSIDFDDLILLPSRLLLEFEEVREEYHKKYQYFMVDEFQDTNPVQYVFLRALMGESDNLCVVGDDDQSIYAFRGSDVSLILGFEKDFAGANVIRLLENYRSTDIIVSAANSLIRHNVSRRSKELFSKVPGALKVKYVERMDEKDEAEWVVESIREEIIKEARKGSQIAILFRTNFQSRPFEESLRSRDMPYKVVGGYNFFDRKEVRDLISYIRLIANQKDDASLLRIINYPKRGIGAGSIALVHEKAAHNKESLYETLFRVCESPDFIPDLNRKISSEIYNFVNLIEKAKKKFSSSPRLFFALRELIADLGLEKEILLEEKEEKVAKARIYNMSELVNMLAFFEENNDSGDKPTLFDFINRLAMLMEDEPSDEKEDNRVQLLTIHQSKGLEFESVYVVGLEEGILPSGRATLEDQSVDEERRLMYVAMTRAKRHLCLTGAANRRKFGEQLASEPSRFLKEIDPETLDWLSNEETRKQETDDFLQELEKLKTG